In Diabrotica undecimpunctata isolate CICGRU chromosome 4, icDiaUnde3, whole genome shotgun sequence, a single genomic region encodes these proteins:
- the LOC140439686 gene encoding E3 ubiquitin-protein ligase TRIM71-like: MSCLTTSSFPSSTTSSLPLNIGASNSSESPIDNFISDIISAVTIEDSSVCGNCEEGASAFSKCMDCSEILCDTCVRAHQRVRLTKDHRISKFAPSGVSVSHSVGGGSLGSSSQISTSPCNNLANNLCDNHREPHRLFCQTCIIPACTECLLEEHCGHQLIYIEDAIESAKTTHQKLNTETRQAISAIREAIDNVKRMTENVELRSIQAATEVRNVMRRYIAALEEREIELLQRIDQTRQIKGKLLMSQVENLRMALSKLSCISDILNESVDSANSFDLIAVNEKAVNELKQIRALRPELIPCEDDGIMFLPPDNGFLRAISSIGSLTVNSSLMSSRVVRPPVIKEPQLFVKLPREVKDEPLRNRPIYGVNHVVAKDTGPLPTLSFGTEGEADGQLCRPWGVCCNHLGNIIVADRSNNRIQIFSPTGKFLFKFGSQGTAPGQFDRPAGVTVNHHGHIIVADKDNHRIQVFNSDGTFILKFGEKGTRNGQFNYPWDVACNSLGQIIVSDTRNHRIQLFTGEGTFLNKYGFEGSSTMWKHFDSPRGVCFTPKGNIIVTDFNNHRLVVVDQHFHQAQFLGQEGSSFKQFLRPQGVVCDDEGNIVVADSRNNRIQVFESSGNFLWKVGRVGRGPGELDRPSGICLNPEGRIVVVDFGNNRVHVF; encoded by the exons gcTGTGACTATAGAAGATAGTTCGGTATGTGGGAATTGTGAAGAAGGCGCTTCTGCATTTTCAAAGTGCATGGATTGTAGTGAAATATTGTGTGACACATGTGTTCGCGCACATCAAAGAGTTCGCCTTACCAAAGACCATCGAATATCAAAATTTGCACCTTCAGGTGTTTCAGTTTCTCATTCCGTAGGCGGTGGGTCCTTGGGATCATCCTCGCAG ataAGTACGAGTCCTTGCAATAATCTTGCCAACAATTTGTGTGATAATCACAGAGAACCTCATAGGTTATTCTGTCAAACATGTATCATTCCTGCTTGCACTGAATGTCTCTTAGAAGAACATTGTGGCCATCAACTCATTTATATTGAAGATGCAATAGAATCGGCAAAGACGACTCATCAGAAATTAAATACAGAGACGCGTCAAGCTATTAGTGCAATTAGGGAGGCGATTGACAATGTAAAAAGAATGACTGAGAATGTGGAGTTAAGATCTATTCAGGCTGCTACTGAAGTAAGAAATGTAATGCGACG atatatAGCTGCTTTAGAAGAAAGGGAAATCGAACTCCTACAACGAATTGATCAAACACGTCAAATAAAAGGTAAATTACTCATGTCTCAAGTGGAAAATCTTCGAATGGCCTTATCAAAATTGTCCTGCATTTCCGATATTTTAAATGAATCTGTAGACTCAGCCAATAGTTTCGACCTAATAGCTGTAAATGAAAAAGCTGTGAATGAACTCAAGCAAATCCGTGCACTGAGACCAGAGCTTATACCTTGTGAAGATGACGGTATCATGTTCCTACCGCCAGATAATGGCTTTTTGCGTGCAATATCCTCAATAGGCAGTCTAACCGTTAATTCTTCTTTAATGTCTTCCAGGGTAGTTAGACCTCCAGTAATTAAAGAACCGCAGCTATTCGTAAAACTTCCACGAGAAGTAAAAGATGAACCGCTTAGAAATCGTCCTATATACGGTGTTAATCATGTAGTAGCTAAAGATACTGGTCCTTTACCAACTTTGTCATTTGGCACCGAAGGAGAGGCTGATGGTCAACTTTGTAGACCTTGGGGAGTTTGTTGTAATCATTTGGGAAACATAATCGTAGCGGATCGAAGCAATAATCGCATACAAATATTTAGTCCTACTGGcaagtttttgtttaaatttggaAGTCAAGGAACAGCACCTGGACAATTTGATAGACCTGCAGGGGTAACAGTTAATCATCATGGCCATATAATTGTAGCTGACAAAGATAATCACCGGATACAAGTGTTTAACTCAGATGggacatttattttaaaatttggagAAAAAGGAACAAGAAATGGACAATTTAACTACCCTTGGGATGTTGCCTGTAATTCCTTAGGACAAATTATTGTATCTGATACCAGAAATCATCGTATACAACTTTTCACTGGTGAGGGAACTTTCTTAAATAAATATGGCTTTGAAGGATCTTCGACTATGTGGAAACATTTCGATTCGCCAAGAGGTGTTTGTTTTACACCAAAAGGTAACATAATTGTGACAGACTTCAACAATCATAGATTGGTTGTGGTGGACCAGCATTTTCATCAGGCGCAATTTTTGGGCCAAGAAGGTTCTAGTTTTAAGCAGTTTTTACGACCTCAAGGAGTTGTTTGTGATGATGAAGGTAATATAGTGGTAGCAGATTCAAGAAATAATAGAATACAAGTATTCGAAAGCAGTGGAAACTTTCTATGGAAAGTCGGACGCGTCGGTAGAGGTCCAGGGGAACTGGATAGACCCAGTGGCATTTGTTTAAATCCTGAGGGTCGAATTGTGGTTGTGGATTTCGGAAATAACCGGGTACATGtgttttag